The following proteins are encoded in a genomic region of Cryptomeria japonica chromosome 11, Sugi_1.0, whole genome shotgun sequence:
- the LOC131043478 gene encoding cytochrome P450 81Q32, whose protein sequence is MEVFRDISSSTMSVMLVGAATMLLVATILLKRHRIHLPPGPRALPIIGHFHLLIDKTRPLHQILSSLSQEYGPILHLKFGSRPVLVISSSALAKECLTVNDKSFASRPSLAQGQYLGYNNYIMGWAPYGRYWRNARKICVLEILTPKRIQDFGTKRRQEIYQAVNSLFQQAQLQSIVNMRSVLARLTFNILMTMIIDEKYFGEESGISVDLIIHLIEEFFVLNGVINIGDYIPWLKWFDLQGYEKAMKNVHKNLDLYMQRIVEKHREKGLKDEEEMDDFIDVLISQAEKNGEAILDKDAFIKSTAIIMFSAGSDTSSVTLEWALSLLLRHPHVMWKAQEELDSKVGRRRLVEESDIPQLTYLQAIVKETLRLYPAAPLLLPHKSKEACTVGGYHIPAETILMVNAWEIHRDPNVWNKPLDFKPERFMGKEREISNVQITENDFDMIPFGAGRRGCPGTSLAMSMVQTTLASLLQSFDWFVPDGRVLDMNEGVSLVMPRAVPLEVMLKPRLSHHLY, encoded by the exons ATGGAAGTATTCAGAGACATATCATCTTCTACTATGTCTGTTATGTTGGTAGGAGCTGCCACAATGCTACTTGTGGCAACAATTCTACTGAAACGCCATAGGATCCATCTCCCTCCAGGCCCCAGAGCTCTTCCTATAATTGGCCACTTTCATCTTCTCATAGATAAAACCAGGCCACTTCACCAGATTCTAAGTTCCCTCTCACAAGAGTATGGACCTATTCTGCATCTCAAATTCGGTAGCCGCCCAGTTTTAGTGATAAGTTCTTCAGCTTTAGCCAAAGAATGTTTGACGGTGAATGACAAGTCTTTTGCATCTCGCCCTTCTCTTGCACAAGGTCAGTATTTGGGTTACAATAATTATATAATGGGTTGGGCTCCTTATGGCCGCTATTGGCGAAATGCTAGAAAAATCTGTGTACTTGAGATTCTGACTCCGAAAAGAATCCAAGATTTCGGAACCAAGAGAAGGCAAGAAATATATCAAGCAGTCAATTCTTTGTTTCAGCAGGCACAATTGCAGAGTATTGTTAACATGAGAAGCGTTTTGGCAAGATTGACTTTTAATATTCTGATGACTATGATTATAGATGAGAAGTACTTCGGAGAGGAATCGGGAATTTCGGTGGATTTGATTATCCACCTGATCGAAGAATTCTTTGTGCTTAATGGAGTAATTAATATTGGGGATTATATTCCCTGGTTGAAGTGGTTTGATTTGCAAGGATATGAGAAGGCTATGAAGAATGTACATAAGAATCTAGACTTGTAtatgcagagaattgtggagaagcATAGGGAGAAAGGATTAAAAGACGAGGAAGAGATGGACGACTTCATTGATGTGCTGATCTCACAGGCAGAGAAGAATGGTGAAGCAATTCTTGATAAAGATGCTTTTATTAAATCAACTGCTATT ATTATGTTTAGTGCAGGCTCTGATACATCTTCAGTTACCCTAGAGTGGGCATTGTCTTTGTTATTGCGACATCCCCATGTAATGTGGAAGGCGCAGGAGGAACTTGATTCTAAAGTTGGAAGGAGGAGATTGGTCGAGGAGTCAGATATACCCCAACTAACATACCTGCAAGCAATAGTGAAAGAGACTCTTCGTCTTTATCCAGCAGCGCCTTTGTTGTTGCCACACAAATCTAAAGAGGCTTGCACAGTGGGAGGCTACCATATTCCTGCGGAAACAATACTGATGGTAAATGCATGGGAAATTCATAGGGACCCCAACGTGTGGAACAAACCATTGGATTTTAAACCAGAACGTTTTAtggggaaggagagagagataaGCAACGTCCAAATTACAGAGAATGACTTTGACATGATCCCATTTGGAGCAGGGAGAAGAGGATGTCCTGGTACTTCTTTGGCAATGAGTATGGTGCAAACAACTCTTGCAAGTTTGTTGCAGAGCTTTGATTGGTTTGTTCCAGATGGAAGAGTTCTTGACATGAATGAAGGGGTTAGTTTGGTAATGCCAAGGGCAGTGCCTTTGGAGGTTATGCTCAAGCCTCGGCTCTCTCATCATCTATATTAG